From a single Opitutaceae bacterium genomic region:
- the metG gene encoding methionine--tRNA ligase gives MNTFYITTAIDYANGTPHLGHAYEKVLTDVIARFRRMMGDDVFFLTGLDEHGQKVQQSARDRGIEPIELCNEAAGQFQDLCRRLLVSNDDYIRTTEERHQKVVTSLLQKLYDEGQIYQAEYKGYYSARAEQFLQEKDRVDGEWPEIYGDVVEISEKNYFFKLSQYQDWLIQHLKNNEDFIFPRFRAKQVLEFLKEPINDLCISRPKERLSWGIPMPFNPDYVTYVWFDALTNYISGAGYGTDGFERYWPADYHVIGKDILVPPHAVYWPIMLKACGIELPRSLLVHGWWLTAGRKLSKSTGVVVNPLDLIDQFGADAFRYFVTREMNVGQDSEFSPELFQSRYNSDLANDLGNLVNRTLNMTGRYLEGRVAAEAPGDELEAEVRAHWERTRDEVIDLYGEFQFHTGLDRAFAFIKSINRYAEQRAPWKLAKSEDPLDRERLGTCLAVMAESLRLATSLVAPVMPGIADRVASLLGHERKSTWSEELVWSGVLAGNTLAEPTILFPRTETREPKA, from the coding sequence ATGAACACGTTCTATATCACCACGGCGATCGATTACGCCAACGGAACTCCCCATCTCGGTCACGCCTATGAAAAGGTGTTGACCGATGTTATTGCCCGATTCCGCCGGATGATGGGGGACGATGTCTTTTTTCTGACCGGATTGGATGAGCATGGTCAAAAGGTGCAGCAGTCGGCCCGGGATCGCGGGATCGAGCCGATTGAACTCTGCAATGAGGCGGCCGGGCAATTCCAGGACCTCTGTCGCCGCCTGCTCGTTTCCAACGACGACTATATCCGGACCACCGAGGAGAGGCACCAGAAGGTGGTCACTTCGCTGCTGCAGAAGCTTTACGACGAGGGGCAGATTTATCAGGCGGAATACAAGGGATACTACAGCGCCCGGGCAGAGCAGTTTCTCCAGGAGAAGGACCGGGTGGATGGCGAATGGCCGGAGATCTACGGCGATGTGGTCGAGATCAGCGAAAAAAACTATTTCTTCAAATTGAGTCAGTACCAGGACTGGCTGATCCAACACCTGAAGAACAACGAGGATTTCATCTTCCCGAGGTTTCGCGCCAAGCAGGTGCTCGAGTTTCTCAAGGAGCCGATCAACGACCTCTGCATCTCCCGGCCCAAGGAACGCCTTTCCTGGGGTATCCCGATGCCCTTCAATCCGGATTACGTGACCTATGTCTGGTTTGATGCGCTGACCAATTACATTTCCGGCGCCGGCTACGGGACCGATGGCTTTGAACGCTATTGGCCGGCCGACTACCACGTGATCGGCAAGGATATCCTCGTGCCGCCCCATGCCGTTTATTGGCCGATCATGCTGAAGGCCTGTGGGATCGAGCTTCCCCGGTCGCTTCTTGTTCATGGATGGTGGCTGACGGCCGGCCGAAAACTCTCGAAGAGTACGGGAGTGGTCGTCAACCCGCTGGACCTGATCGATCAGTTTGGTGCGGATGCCTTCAGGTATTTTGTCACGCGCGAGATGAATGTCGGGCAGGACAGCGAGTTTTCGCCGGAGTTGTTCCAGTCGCGTTACAACAGCGATCTCGCCAACGACCTGGGCAATCTGGTCAACCGGACTCTCAATATGACCGGACGTTATCTTGAGGGCCGGGTGGCGGCGGAGGCTCCCGGCGACGAACTGGAAGCCGAGGTGCGCGCTCATTGGGAGCGCACCCGGGATGAAGTCATCGACCTCTACGGCGAGTTTCAGTTTCACACCGGTCTGGACCGCGCCTTTGCCTTCATCAAGTCGATCAACCGCTACGCGGAGCAGCGGGCGCCGTGGAAGCTGGCCAAATCCGAGGATCCTCTCGATCGTGAGCGCCTTGGCACCTGTCTGGCGGTGATGGCGGAATCCCTTCGTCTGGCGACGTCGTTGGTGGCACCGGTCATGCCGGGGATAGCGGACCGGGTGGCAAGTCTTCTCGGGCACGAACGCAAGTCCACCTGGAGCGAGGAACTGGTCTGGTCCGGTGTGCTTGCCGGCAACACCCTGGCGGAACCGACGATTCTTTTCCCGCGCACGGAGACCCGGGAGCCCAAGGCCTGA
- a CDS encoding type II secretion system protein encodes MKSAPESWASGSGRVTGGRNCRGMTLVETVVAMTVFSFIAAGVIGLVIQSRRMAESAIRENTAATVAQGYLEQIKSIEYSALVDAVAAPGTIALPTKTDSTTDDPILLNVRNQKTLVIHSSDAGVPTRFMRFWITPTATDLAGTGRKAIEFTALFEWEGNDRNVGDIKRSTIRFVRSYVPTY; translated from the coding sequence ATGAAATCTGCTCCAGAATCATGGGCCTCCGGGTCCGGTCGGGTAACTGGCGGCCGGAATTGTCGGGGCATGACGCTCGTCGAAACCGTGGTCGCGATGACTGTTTTCAGCTTTATCGCTGCCGGCGTGATCGGACTCGTCATCCAAAGCCGGCGAATGGCGGAGAGCGCCATCCGCGAAAACACTGCCGCCACCGTCGCCCAGGGCTATCTCGAACAGATCAAGTCCATCGAATACTCGGCTCTTGTCGACGCGGTCGCGGCCCCCGGCACGATCGCCCTTCCGACCAAGACGGATTCGACGACCGACGATCCCATCCTCCTGAACGTTCGCAATCAAAAGACCCTGGTCATCCACAGCTCGGACGCAGGCGTCCCGACCCGCTTCATGCGTTTCTGGATCACACCGACAGCTACGGACCTCGCCGGGACCGGCCGCAAGGCCATCGAATTCACCGCCCTCTTCGAATGGGAAGGCAATGATCGAAATGTCGGAGATATCAAGCGGTCAACCATCCGCTTCGTCCGTTCCTATGTCCCGACCTACTGA